The following nucleotide sequence is from Oryzias latipes chromosome 20, ASM223467v1.
AAAAGCTTTGtttcaaattagaaaaaataggTTCATAACTATTCTAAACTATGTACAGTAATCCCCCGCCCATTTGCGGTTTAATATTTGCGCCCCGCCCATTCGCGGGTGGCCGAAGATGACTTGACGTCACAAGCGTGAGACGCAGAACAGCGCTCATTCCGCGAACTTTGGAAAACGATTTACTCTGTACTTTACTTTAAAGTATTGTTTACGTGCTTAAGATGACATCCCAACGCCATGCATCATCTCCAGCTTctggaaatgaacccaaacggcagaaaaaggttccgactctgcagaggctctggctctgggagttttaaaacGGCGTCAATTATTCGCGGATTTTCGTTATTCGCGGGGGGGtgaggaacgtaacccccgTGAATACGGGGGGATTACTGTACTTCATagttaatattttaaagttaataAGATTATTGCACtgctcaaaaaaacatttttgacttaGAATGTGCTGTATGTTAATTCCAAATATACAATTCTACATTTGTACAacttgtttttcaaattaaataaaaataaactataaaaGTAACTAGTTTTCTCCAGGTTACTTCTTATTACAATTAAAACTTAGGTTATCATGCTAATTTAACTGGATGTAAAGAATAACTGCAACTtctacatttttcacaaacttcAAATGAATCATCcaacaaaaacattgttaaaagaataattttttttaatgaatgttgCACACAACAGATGCAATTCAGATGCATTTGGAAACAAGCATGCTTTATACATGGATGAACATCTGACAATAGTAAGTTTCAGAAAATCAATATTCTTTATATAACATCACATAGCATTTTGCAGAGGATGGACGACAATAAAGATTTTAAGAGCAAAACTACATTTTTGTGtagttctttatttaaattgagataaatcaggagcagatgaaaaaaaaaaaatagaaagccttctttaagctagcaggagagtgtaaacatcGGTATAATGGGATATCTGTAGAGGCTTACTTCCTGCCAAAAGTCCCTCCCACAACTAAGAGGCAGATTTCTGaggaactctgcagaaactttttaCTAGAAAAcaatagtttgtttgtttgttttttttgcctaaaaatagcacaatcattttaaaaacaccactaGGAAccctttacaatagatcaaaaggtgattggaATGGGATTGAACTCTTCCCCTAcagtttaactttatttttaacttcaaaGATATAGTTTTAGCAATTATTATTAAGACATGAccaattttagatttaaaaataacagatttcGTCTAAATGCTTTCCTCACAACAATGTTTTGCAGACCATTCAGTACATGAAGACTGCTGTAAACGtgttaaacttaaaataaataaataaataaagaaataaaataaagatctcTGGTGTCTGCTGGAATATTGACATAAAGCAaacatgtatattttatttattttttaaagattttttgctTGACGCTGTGGGCATTTTGAACTTTGAacttaaaaacaggaagtgaaaaagaaaaagtcgaCTGAAACTGAAAGATTTCGAAAGTACAAAAGGCAAGAACATACCGGTAAATACTTAAACAAGTTCTTAAGAGGAGCATGATGGAGGTGGCGAAGTACTTGTCTCGCATTGGGTTCACTGGTTCTGCGGTTCAGCCCAGTTTGGAGCTGCTGCGGTCCGTTCATATCTGCCATCTGCTGTCGGTACCGTTCGAGGACCTGACGGTCCACAGCGGCGGAGAGGTCCGCCTCGACCTCCAGCTCATCTACGACAAGATCGTGAACAAACGTCGTGGAGGATTTTGCTACGAGAACAACGCTCTGTTCTTCTGGCTGCTGACTCACCTGGGCTTCCACGTCACCTGTCTGaaaacaacgtggagtaataaaccaaagagccaaataatttcaagaaatatgacaccaggaatcatcactttctccatcGTCTaacgtcacctgaataacagcagagttctgagctgcagacaacttgacctcaactttcaccgcagctgatatcagctgaagaaggatatggacctgaatctaatgtctgcagacataacatcgaagagaactattaactgtttaaaccaagaaaatcggctgttatcagtaaaagaagaaataccaaccttggataatcgacagttatggaccctttttatttttccccaacagcattactttattataaaaaaataaaaataaaaatatataaaaagagtaaaacaaatgattaatcacttttgaaaattgttaaattgattgacttttgatgatattacttcactagctcctaaaattgataaattgattcaaaaatctttcctaatgtagcataactttgcacatgtttttaacttttgatacttgatgaaattttgttATGACaactcctgaaacagtgttgtgtctattttactggtatagtattattttttaaagcatatgaatgatttttaaaagtaacataatttgtatatatttcagatgctgcatttgccatgttaatttctaaaatagttatttttgacgtagtacttaagtaattcatctttgacATGTGccttattgataccttatgattcttaattctgtctgataaaacctaggaaccagatattgataaatcatgtaataaaatggttatagtataacggggtggaattatataagttcgcttccttccactccctttcaagcaatatttattaattatgtctaattatcctaagtttgattagttactgtatgaatgtataactgatgtttatattgcttttgtgtataactgctatttgattgcttgaaataaaccatttcaaatcaaaaaatcaaatcaaaccatgATGTCCGCGCAGGTGAGGAATAACATCACGGAGATGTACGGACCCCCGTTCGACCACCTGATTCTCCTGGTGACCGTGGAGGGGCGTCGGTGGCTGTGCGACGTGGGGTTCGGACCTTCAGGATTCAGTGATCCGCTGTCCTTGGACACTGAGGGTCTTCAAGAAGAGGGCCACCGAGTTTATCGCATCAGGACGAGTCAGGAGATGCACTTCTTAGAGTGGCAGGAGGAGAACCGAGGAAAAGATGGAGACTGGACAGAAATCTACAAGTTCACGCTCAGTTCTCGGTGTCTGGAGGACTTCACGGAGATGTGTCAGTACCACCAGAGCTCTCCCAGCTCCATCTTCTTCTGCAAGTCCTTCTGCACACTTTTAAGGCCCTCTGGGAGGCTGACTTACATCGGCCATAGGCTGATAACCGTCACGTTCCCGTCAGAGGCCACAGGTGGAAAGCTGGAAAGCACAACCATAGAGCTTAAGGATGAGGAGATCCCTGCAGTCTTAGCAGAAAAGTTTGGAATTGTCCTTTCCTCTCCACTCATCCCAAAGGATGATCCCATCACTCCACCAGCTGTTAGGTACTGATGCCATTATCATCCCACTaactcattaaa
It contains:
- the LOC101166756 gene encoding arylamine N-acetyltransferase, pineal gland isozyme NAT-10-like → MMEVAKYLSRIGFTGSAVQPSLELLRSVHICHLLSVPFEDLTVHSGGEVRLDLQLIYDKIVNKRRGGFCYENNALFFWLLTHLGFHVTMMSAQVRNNITEMYGPPFDHLILLVTVEGRRWLCDVGFGPSGFSDPLSLDTEGLQEEGHRVYRIRTSQEMHFLEWQEENRGKDGDWTEIYKFTLSSRCLEDFTEMCQYHQSSPSSIFFCKSFCTLLRPSGRLTYIGHRLITVTFPSEATGGKLESTTIELKDEEIPAVLAEKFGIVLSSPLIPKDDPITPPAVRY